The Lentzea guizhouensis genome contains a region encoding:
- the rimP gene encoding ribosome maturation factor RimP, whose translation MSSPPRGELAAQLAPVVREALEAIGFDLDALDVNQAGRRRLVKVVVDAEDGIGLDEVAEASRVVSAALDAHDHLINGPYTLEVTSPGVDRPLTRPRHWKRAHLRLVKVKQPEQAEWFGRVGQCDETGVELLHQGELRRVEYRHIERAVMEIEFKQPPVEELARLTRKAPEEEPR comes from the coding sequence GTGTCCAGCCCGCCGCGCGGAGAGCTTGCCGCGCAGCTAGCACCCGTTGTGCGGGAAGCGCTCGAAGCGATCGGCTTCGACCTCGACGCACTCGACGTGAATCAGGCTGGGCGCCGCCGTCTGGTCAAGGTCGTGGTCGACGCGGAGGACGGCATCGGCCTCGACGAGGTCGCCGAGGCGAGTCGCGTGGTGTCCGCCGCGCTCGACGCGCACGACCACCTGATCAACGGGCCGTACACCCTCGAGGTCACCTCGCCGGGTGTCGACCGGCCGCTGACCCGTCCCCGCCACTGGAAGCGCGCGCACCTGCGTCTCGTGAAGGTCAAGCAGCCCGAGCAGGCCGAGTGGTTCGGCCGGGTCGGGCAGTGCGACGAGACCGGGGTCGAGCTGCTGCACCAGGGCGAGCTGCGGCGCGTGGAGTACCGCCACATCGAACGCGCGGTCATGGAGATCGAGTTCAAGCAGCCGCCGGTCGAAGAACTGGCTCGGCTCACTCGCAAAGCACCGGAGGAGGAGCCGAGGTGA
- the nusA gene encoding transcription termination factor NusA, translating to MNVDIAALRAIEREKDIPFETVLEAIESALLTAYKHTEGHAAHSRVEIDRKTGVVRVLAQDIGPDGVVQEEWDDTPEGFGRIAATTARQVILQRLRDAEHERTFGEFAAKEGEIIAGVVQRDARANARGMVVVQVGDTEGVLPPAEQVPGEQYNHGERIKCYVVSVSRGARGPQIALSRTHPNLVRRLFALEVPEIADGTVEIAAVAREAGHRSKIAVKSTVSGVNPKGACIGPMGARVRNVMHELGGEKIDIIDHSDDAATFVGNALSPAKVVSVRVLDERAKTARVVVPDFQLSLAIGKEGQNARLAARLTGWRIDIRSDAESPAAGAVTSSSAE from the coding sequence GTGAACGTCGACATCGCCGCCCTGAGGGCGATCGAACGTGAAAAGGACATCCCCTTCGAGACGGTCCTGGAGGCGATCGAGTCAGCACTGCTGACCGCCTACAAGCACACCGAAGGACACGCCGCGCACTCGCGCGTGGAGATCGACCGCAAGACCGGCGTCGTGCGCGTGCTCGCGCAGGACATCGGTCCCGACGGCGTGGTGCAGGAGGAGTGGGACGACACCCCCGAGGGCTTCGGCCGCATCGCCGCCACCACCGCCCGCCAGGTCATCCTGCAGCGCCTGCGCGACGCCGAGCACGAGCGCACGTTCGGCGAGTTCGCGGCCAAGGAGGGCGAGATCATCGCCGGCGTCGTGCAGCGCGACGCCCGCGCGAACGCCCGCGGCATGGTCGTCGTCCAGGTGGGTGACACCGAGGGGGTGCTGCCGCCGGCCGAGCAGGTGCCGGGCGAGCAGTACAACCACGGCGAGCGCATCAAGTGCTACGTCGTGAGCGTCTCCCGAGGCGCCCGCGGCCCGCAGATCGCCCTGTCGCGCACGCACCCGAACCTCGTCCGGCGGCTGTTCGCCCTCGAGGTCCCGGAGATCGCGGACGGCACCGTGGAGATCGCCGCGGTGGCACGTGAGGCAGGTCACCGTTCGAAGATCGCCGTGAAGTCGACGGTCTCCGGAGTGAACCCGAAGGGCGCCTGCATCGGCCCGATGGGGGCCCGTGTGCGCAACGTCATGCACGAGCTCGGTGGCGAGAAGATCGACATCATCGACCACTCGGACGACGCGGCCACCTTCGTCGGGAATGCTTTGTCACCAGCGAAGGTTGTGTCCGTGCGGGTGCTCGACGAGAGGGCCAAGACGGCCCGTGTCGTGGTGCCCGACTTCCAGCTGTCGCTGGCGATCGGCAAGGAGGGGCAGAACGCCCGTCTGGCCGCCCGCCTGACCGGCTGGCGCATCGACATCCGCAGCGATGCGGAGTCTCCGGCTGCCGGAGCGGTCACATCCAGTTCGGCTGAATGA
- a CDS encoding YlxR family protein, translating to MDGSVLPDVRRRLPGRGAWLHFDLECLRNAERRRAFPRALRVQGALDVALLREHLQQHGNQATGQPRGRQETRKQVDPS from the coding sequence GTGGACGGTTCGGTGCTCCCGGACGTCCGCAGGCGGCTTCCTGGTCGGGGTGCTTGGTTGCATTTCGATCTCGAATGTCTGCGCAACGCCGAGCGGCGACGGGCGTTTCCGCGGGCCCTCCGGGTCCAGGGAGCACTCGACGTCGCTTTGTTGCGCGAACACCTGCAGCAGCACGGGAACCAGGCCACGGGACAGCCCCGCGGCCGGCAGGAAACAAGGAAGCAGGTCGACCCGTCATGA
- a CDS encoding translation initiation factor IF-2 N-terminal domain-containing protein: protein MHELAKELGVTSKEVLNKLAEQGEYVKSASSTVEAPVARRLRDAYEAKSSKPAPKPSAPKPKAPAAAPSAPAESKPASDDNKPAAPKAMPGPRPAAPPAPKPASSSCAGSGAAAPAPQQSPARRTGCPGSSAASAPAAPKAARPGTKPVARVRVRPAPQQQQQPRPSSPPGPSGQSLRGARPSLQACPACPVRATTRSGVVATLAASGPVPARAKQGDRPRPKPATRPARPGARPVRVVRSGRRTVVRAVPVLVVPVPVAPVRAVLAPTGQHAPAEPHDAGQPSGR from the coding sequence GTGCATGAGCTCGCGAAAGAGCTCGGTGTTACGAGCAAGGAAGTTCTGAACAAGCTCGCCGAACAGGGCGAGTACGTGAAGTCGGCGTCGTCCACCGTCGAGGCCCCCGTGGCCCGGCGGCTCCGTGACGCCTACGAAGCCAAGTCTTCGAAGCCGGCCCCCAAGCCGTCCGCTCCGAAGCCGAAGGCACCCGCAGCCGCACCCTCCGCTCCGGCGGAGTCGAAGCCGGCGTCCGACGACAACAAGCCAGCGGCGCCCAAGGCCATGCCCGGCCCGCGCCCGGCTGCCCCGCCGGCGCCCAAGCCCGCTAGCAGCTCCTGCGCAGGCTCCGGCGCCGCAGCGCCCGCACCTCAGCAGTCCCCGGCCCGCCGCACCGGCTGCCCAGGCAGCTCCGCCGCGTCGGCTCCGGCCGCTCCCAAGGCTGCCCGGCCCGGCACCAAGCCGGTGGCCCGCGTCCGGGTCCGCCCGGCTCCGCAGCAGCAGCAGCAGCCCAGGCCCAGCAGCCCGCCCGGCCCGTCTGGTCAGTCCCTCCGTGGTGCCCGCCCCAGTCTCCAAGCCTGCCCCGCGTGCCCCGTCCGGGCAACAACCCGTTCGGGTGTGGTGGCAACCCTCGCCGCGTCCGGGCCCGTCCCGGCCCGCGCCAAGCAGGGCGACCGCCCTCGGCCGAAGCCGGCGACCCGTCCGGCTCGCCCCGGTGCGCGCCCGGTCAGGGTGGTCAGGTCCGGCCGCCGCACGGTGGTCAGGGCGGTCCCCGTCCTGGTGGTCCCCGTCCCGGTGGCCCCGGTCAGGGCGGTCCTCGCCCCAACCGGGCAACATGCCCCGGCCGAACCCCATGATGCCGGGCAACCGTCCGGCCGGTAA
- the infB gene encoding translation initiation factor IF-2, translating to MDNMQAPSVGGVRLPKGSGETIRLPRGASLTDFADKINANPASLVQVLFHLGEMVTATQSVSDEILELLGSEMNYVVQVVSPEEEDRELLETFDITYGEDAGDEDDLQIRPPVVTVMGHVDHGKTRLLDTIRKAKVHEGEAGGITQHIGAYQVQTELEGNPRLITFIDTPGHEAFTAMRARGANATDIAVIVVAADDGVMPQTVEAINHAQAAEAPIVVAVNKIDKEGANPSKIRQQLTEYGLVAEEYGGDTMFVDISAKQGINIDSLLDAILLTADASLDLRANPDMEAQGVAIEAHLDRGRGPVATVLVQRGSLRVGDSIVAGDAYGRVRRMVDEHGDDVTVATPSRPVQVIGLTSVPRAGDSFLVVDEDRVARQIAERRQARTRNAANAARRKRVSLEDLDAALKETSALTLIIKGDNSGTVEALEDALMKIEVGDDVELRVIHRGVGGITEGDINLAVAGSAIVLGFNVRAEGKATELANREGVDVRYYTVIYQAIDEIEAALKGLLKPEYEEVQLGRAEVRDVFKSSKVGTIAGCMVLSGEIRRNARARLLRDGKVIAENLPISSLKRFKDDATEVREGFECGLTLGNYSDLKLEDIIETFEMREKPRA from the coding sequence ATGGACAACATGCAGGCGCCTTCGGTCGGTGGCGTCCGCCTGCCCAAGGGCAGTGGCGAGACGATCCGCCTGCCGCGCGGTGCCTCGCTGACCGACTTCGCCGACAAGATCAACGCCAACCCGGCGTCGCTCGTGCAGGTGCTCTTCCACCTGGGCGAGATGGTCACGGCGACCCAGTCGGTGTCCGACGAGATCCTGGAGCTGCTCGGCTCCGAGATGAACTACGTCGTGCAGGTCGTGTCCCCCGAGGAGGAGGACCGCGAGCTGCTCGAGACGTTCGACATCACCTACGGCGAGGACGCCGGTGACGAGGACGACCTGCAGATCCGTCCGCCGGTCGTGACCGTCATGGGTCACGTCGACCACGGTAAGACGCGACTCCTCGACACCATCCGCAAGGCGAAGGTGCACGAGGGCGAGGCCGGTGGCATCACCCAGCACATCGGTGCCTACCAGGTCCAGACGGAGCTCGAGGGCAACCCGCGTCTGATCACCTTCATCGACACCCCGGGTCACGAGGCGTTCACCGCCATGCGTGCCCGTGGTGCGAACGCGACCGACATCGCGGTCATCGTCGTCGCCGCTGACGACGGCGTGATGCCGCAGACGGTCGAGGCGATCAACCACGCCCAGGCCGCTGAGGCCCCGATCGTGGTCGCGGTCAACAAGATCGACAAGGAGGGTGCGAACCCCTCCAAGATCCGTCAGCAGCTGACCGAGTACGGGCTGGTCGCCGAGGAGTACGGCGGCGACACGATGTTCGTCGACATCTCGGCCAAGCAGGGCATCAACATCGACAGCCTGCTCGACGCGATCCTGCTCACCGCGGACGCTTCGCTGGACCTCCGGGCCAACCCGGACATGGAGGCCCAGGGTGTCGCGATCGAGGCGCACCTCGACCGCGGCCGCGGTCCGGTCGCCACGGTGCTCGTCCAGCGCGGATCGCTCCGCGTGGGTGACTCGATCGTCGCGGGTGACGCGTACGGTCGCGTCCGCCGCATGGTCGACGAGCACGGCGATGACGTCACCGTCGCGACCCCGTCGCGTCCGGTGCAGGTCATCGGTCTGACCTCGGTGCCGCGCGCCGGTGACTCGTTCCTCGTCGTCGACGAGGACCGGGTGGCCCGCCAGATCGCCGAGCGTCGTCAGGCCCGCACCCGCAACGCCGCCAACGCGGCGAGGCGCAAGCGCGTCAGCCTGGAAGACCTGGATGCGGCGCTGAAGGAGACCAGCGCACTCACCTTGATCATCAAGGGTGACAACTCGGGTACCGTCGAGGCCCTCGAGGACGCGCTCATGAAGATCGAGGTCGGCGACGACGTCGAGCTGCGCGTGATCCACCGCGGTGTCGGTGGCATCACCGAAGGCGACATCAACCTCGCCGTGGCCGGTTCCGCCATCGTCCTGGGCTTCAACGTCCGGGCCGAGGGCAAGGCGACCGAGCTCGCGAACCGCGAAGGTGTGGACGTCCGGTACTACACGGTCATCTACCAGGCGATCGACGAGATCGAGGCGGCCCTCAAGGGTCTTCTCAAGCCGGAGTACGAAGAGGTCCAGCTCGGCCGCGCCGAGGTCCGCGACGTCTTCAAGTCCTCCAAGGTCGGCACGATCGCGGGTTGCATGGTCCTGTCGGGCGAGATCCGCCGCAACGCGCGTGCTCGCCTGCTCCGTGACGGCAAGGTGATCGCGGAGAACCTCCCGATCAGCTCGCTCAAGCGGTTCAAGGACGACGCCACCGAGGTCCGCGAAGGTTTCGAGTGTGGTCTCACGCTCGGCAACTACAGCGACCTCAAGCTGGAAGACATCATCGAGACCTTCGAGATGCGCGAGAAGCCGCGCGCCTAG
- a CDS encoding DUF503 domain-containing protein: MYVGALELDVLLGDVHSLKEKRSLVRPVVAELRKRFEVAAAEAGHQDLHRRALIGVAVVAADAAHVRDVLDSCERLAGRPELELLSSRTRLVGPEDD; this comes from the coding sequence ATGTACGTGGGGGCTTTGGAACTGGACGTGCTCCTGGGAGACGTCCACTCGTTGAAGGAGAAGCGCTCGCTGGTCCGCCCGGTCGTGGCGGAGCTGCGCAAGCGCTTCGAGGTGGCCGCCGCCGAGGCGGGCCACCAGGACCTGCATCGGCGTGCGTTGATCGGCGTGGCAGTGGTCGCTGCCGATGCTGCGCATGTCAGGGACGTGCTCGACAGCTGTGAAAGGCTCGCCGGACGTCCCGAACTGGAACTGCTCTCCTCCCGCACGCGTCTCGTCGGGCCGGAGGACGACTAG
- the rbfA gene encoding 30S ribosome-binding factor RbfA codes for MADTARARKLAKRISQIVASALEHEVKDPRLARVTITDTKVTGDLHDATVYYTVLGERLDSEPDYAGAAAALEKAKGVLRSMVGQQTGVRFTPTLTFMTDTVPDTARKMDELLAQAQAADAEVARLAAGAAPAGEADPYKAPRVDDDED; via the coding sequence GTGGCCGACACGGCACGTGCCCGCAAGCTCGCCAAGCGGATCTCGCAGATCGTCGCCTCCGCGCTGGAGCACGAGGTCAAGGACCCGCGTCTGGCCCGCGTCACCATCACCGACACGAAGGTGACCGGTGACCTGCACGACGCGACCGTCTACTACACGGTGCTCGGCGAGCGTCTCGACTCCGAGCCCGACTACGCCGGCGCGGCGGCGGCACTGGAGAAGGCCAAGGGCGTGCTGCGCTCGATGGTCGGACAGCAGACGGGCGTCCGGTTCACGCCGACGCTCACGTTCATGACCGACACCGTGCCCGACACGGCGCGGAAGATGGACGAGCTGCTGGCCCAGGCGCAGGCCGCCGACGCCGAGGTCGCCCGTCTCGCCGCGGGCGCCGCGCCCGCGGGTGAGGCCGACCCGTACAAGGCGCCTCGGGTCGACGACGACGAGGACTGA
- a CDS encoding DHH family phosphoesterase codes for MADDLSTTIAEAARLLAEARDVTLLSHINPDADTLGSALAVGLALHRRGVRVRVAFGDPEVVPESLRALDTAGLLVHRDEVPADPELLVVLDTASLQRLGPLADRVAGARGPVIVLDHHVSNTRYGTVHCIDEHAEATALVALKLLDEMDVELDEPIARCIYAGLVTDTGGFRNAGPAAHLTAARLLQTGVDAYQVTRPLMDAHPFAYLGMLSRVLGRAELDASAAGGLGLVHAVVGLDDAAGVRSEEVESVIDVVRSTAEAEVAAVLKELRPRRWSVSLRAVSRVDVREVAQYLGGGGHRLAAGFTFEGDSADVVAALKGALERVES; via the coding sequence GTGGCAGACGACCTGAGCACCACCATCGCCGAGGCGGCGCGGCTACTGGCAGAGGCCCGTGATGTGACGCTGCTGTCGCACATCAACCCCGACGCGGACACCCTCGGCAGTGCGCTGGCCGTGGGCCTGGCGTTGCACCGGCGTGGAGTGCGGGTGCGGGTGGCGTTCGGTGATCCCGAGGTCGTGCCGGAGTCGTTGCGCGCGTTGGACACCGCCGGACTGCTGGTGCACCGCGACGAGGTGCCGGCCGACCCCGAGCTGCTGGTCGTGCTGGACACGGCGAGCCTGCAGCGGTTGGGCCCCTTGGCAGACCGCGTGGCCGGCGCCCGCGGTCCCGTGATCGTGCTGGACCACCACGTGTCGAACACGCGCTACGGCACCGTCCACTGCATCGACGAGCACGCGGAGGCGACCGCGCTGGTCGCGTTGAAGCTCCTGGACGAGATGGACGTCGAGCTCGACGAACCGATCGCGCGCTGCATCTACGCCGGCCTGGTCACCGACACCGGCGGCTTCCGCAACGCGGGCCCAGCGGCACACCTGACGGCCGCGCGTCTGCTGCAGACCGGAGTGGACGCCTATCAGGTGACACGGCCGTTGATGGACGCGCATCCGTTCGCGTACCTCGGCATGCTGTCGCGCGTGCTCGGCCGCGCCGAGCTGGACGCGTCGGCGGCAGGCGGCCTCGGCCTGGTGCACGCGGTGGTGGGCCTGGACGACGCGGCGGGCGTGCGCAGCGAGGAGGTGGAGAGCGTGATCGACGTGGTGCGCTCCACCGCCGAGGCCGAGGTGGCCGCCGTGCTGAAGGAGCTCCGGCCGCGCCGCTGGTCGGTCTCGCTGCGCGCGGTGAGCCGGGTGGACGTGCGCGAGGTGGCCCAGTACCTCGGCGGCGGCGGCCACCGCCTCGCCGCCGGTTTCACGTTCGAGGGCGACTCCGCGGACGTCGTCGCCGCGCTGAAGGGCGCGCTGGAGCGGGTGGAGTCATGA
- a CDS encoding ROK family transcriptional regulator, protein MTRTGSPRLLREINDRAAIETLLRSGAMTRAELEEVIGLSKPATAQLLARLEEDGMVVRTGLRGGGRGPRAQMWAVNGSVGHVAAVALTPDLIDVVIADITGALLAEHSVPMPASDTLDAFRSAVQKAAALAGLRLDALSHVVVGTPGAVDPATGFLGFAPHLPGLVDVDLPSTFRTLLGTSVSIENDINLAALEEMSSGKAVGVRNFVLFWPADEIGSAVVINGTLLRGVTGGAGEVDSMQIPGGRYGDQVDNEAIIALAASHGIVASSGLEAVSGALAAGADGRAFLSDLARRIALGLANVVCVLDPELVLLSGGVAQAGGETLCELVSVELLKLVVPRTPVQLAQITANPVRSGALHSALAVAREQVFGLPQRA, encoded by the coding sequence ATGACGAGAACCGGAAGTCCCCGCCTGCTGCGGGAGATCAACGACCGCGCGGCCATCGAGACCCTGCTGCGCAGCGGCGCCATGACCCGCGCCGAACTCGAAGAGGTCATCGGCCTCTCCAAGCCCGCGACCGCCCAGCTCCTCGCCCGCCTCGAAGAGGACGGCATGGTCGTCCGCACGGGCCTGCGCGGCGGCGGCCGGGGCCCCCGAGCCCAGATGTGGGCGGTCAACGGCAGCGTCGGCCACGTGGCGGCCGTCGCCCTGACCCCCGACCTGATCGACGTGGTCATCGCCGACATCACCGGCGCCCTGCTGGCCGAACACAGCGTCCCGATGCCCGCCTCCGACACCCTCGACGCCTTCCGCTCGGCAGTCCAGAAAGCCGCCGCGCTGGCCGGCCTGCGCCTCGACGCCCTGTCCCACGTGGTCGTCGGCACCCCCGGCGCCGTCGACCCGGCGACCGGCTTCCTGGGTTTCGCACCGCACCTGCCCGGCCTGGTCGACGTCGACCTCCCGTCGACCTTCCGCACCCTCCTCGGCACCTCGGTGTCGATCGAGAACGACATCAACCTCGCCGCCCTGGAGGAGATGAGCTCCGGCAAGGCCGTCGGCGTCCGCAACTTCGTCCTGTTCTGGCCGGCCGACGAGATCGGCTCGGCCGTCGTCATCAACGGCACCCTCCTGCGCGGCGTCACCGGCGGCGCCGGCGAGGTCGACTCGATGCAGATCCCCGGCGGCCGTTACGGCGACCAGGTGGACAACGAGGCGATCATCGCGCTGGCCGCTTCGCACGGGATCGTCGCTTCCTCCGGCCTGGAAGCCGTCTCCGGTGCTCTCGCGGCCGGCGCTGACGGACGCGCGTTCTTGTCAGACCTCGCTCGTAGGATTGCTCTCGGGTTGGCGAACGTGGTGTGCGTGCTCGACCCGGAACTGGTGCTGCTGTCCGGCGGAGTCGCGCAGGCAGGCGGCGAGACGCTGTGTGAGCTCGTGTCGGTGGAGCTGCTGAAGCTGGTGGTGCCCCGGACACCGGTGCAACTAGCGCAGATCACGGCGAACCCTGTGCGGTCGGGCGCGCTGCACTCGGCGTTGGCGGTGGCGCGCGAGCAGGTGTTCGGGTTGCCGCAACGGGCGTAG